In a single window of the Tellurirhabdus bombi genome:
- a CDS encoding tetratricopeptide repeat protein encodes MKKHYIVLLIALLSVGFVKGTQAKSLVDVHYKVDEEYDRYKKRGNDFFAQGNYDRAKGQYENCLEVPGFAQDKYATERIQLCNKIIELRQKASDLLSQQKASDAVTTYQEILALNPADPIIKSTLTDYWSNEGNKLYAAKEYAGAIKHYEEALKHAEKKDLLLIQVENSKQFLAQQKPSQKVTEPVVQPSSKEPVIETPRPSRRVALKVGTALVGLGAGFYAYQLQSQYQTSLDNLKKVNAEVDPDNTGIINSDADYDRWSKAYSEAEKARGKRSVYKACLGVAAAAVLAEVYLLVHKPKKEKGFALKPASSGIGLSLRYTH; translated from the coding sequence ATGAAGAAACATTACATTGTTTTATTAATTGCCTTACTTTCAGTAGGGTTTGTCAAAGGGACACAGGCGAAATCATTGGTGGATGTTCACTATAAAGTGGATGAGGAGTATGACCGCTACAAAAAGCGGGGCAATGATTTTTTTGCGCAGGGGAATTACGACCGCGCTAAAGGCCAATACGAAAACTGTCTGGAAGTGCCGGGTTTTGCCCAGGATAAATACGCCACGGAACGAATTCAGCTTTGCAATAAAATAATAGAGCTGCGCCAAAAAGCCAGTGACTTACTGAGTCAGCAAAAGGCTAGCGATGCTGTAACAACCTACCAGGAAATTCTGGCTCTCAATCCCGCCGACCCCATTATTAAAAGTACGTTGACCGATTACTGGAGTAACGAAGGGAACAAATTATACGCCGCCAAAGAGTACGCCGGCGCAATTAAACACTACGAAGAAGCGCTGAAACATGCCGAGAAAAAAGACCTATTGCTGATTCAAGTGGAAAATAGCAAGCAGTTCTTAGCGCAGCAGAAGCCGAGCCAGAAAGTCACAGAGCCTGTTGTCCAACCATCATCAAAAGAGCCAGTTATCGAAACGCCGCGTCCATCCCGTCGGGTCGCGTTGAAAGTGGGCACCGCGCTAGTGGGTTTAGGGGCTGGCTTTTATGCTTACCAGCTACAAAGCCAATACCAGACTAGTTTGGATAACCTGAAAAAAGTCAATGCTGAAGTGGATCCGGATAACACTGGCATTATCAATTCTGATGCAGATTATGACCGCTGGAGTAAGGCGTATAGTGAGGCCGAGAAAGCCAGAGGAAAACGAAGTGTTTACAAAGCCTGTCTGGGCGTGGCCGCTGCTGCTGTGCTTGCCGAGGTATATCTCCTGGTTCATAAACCTAAAAAAGAGAAAGGGTTTGCCTTGAAACCAGCCAGCTCGGGAATTGGGTTGAGTTTACGCTACACGCACTAA
- a CDS encoding protein kinase domain-containing protein produces the protein MEKISTFQNFRKRYPIRPHNEAFLLGSGSYGKVVRVEDQLETEWVAVKISEFKGDDSKSLKAEVELAQRVPRQTNIARYDTCYRLETDTGVVDFAIMKYYPDGNLAMLMKQNTLQLSHKEDIVRGILKGLQHLHLHRIIHRDFKPANILISRDNQGRLVPKIADFGLSKLVHQDEMDSSDFELSDGRGTPSYKAPEQIEGNMVSFNLDLWAFGVIVYELFTGEKPFVADTKALSEQAVKREIELKIVSVSLPARLQTIPEPYQTLIRRCLVKDIRKRARKAEELLNLLDGVHVLPPKNLILSEASPSKQTANEFDAPPDKREGNLKVHETPRAPVLEETDIFVPAPQQDQEVTDLFDTAVLTPASGGQVTALQLVKKRDWWPKQPYIAATITVAGLVVGYTFFNLKKPASKPEAPVVVAALPVGKPKPEPKSPEIKPTNNSKASESTKTIEAVTPLNKPVEDLAKKEKEMALAQAKVLAEAEAKRKEDERLLRIKIQDEYNELIEKGLKAVNKENRKADAIGVFTQARQLAEKHGLSIDKATASYSEYLAKANRIFGREDYEGAKAWYQVAQALQSTKEVEQKIRECERNQ, from the coding sequence ATGGAAAAAATCTCTACGTTTCAGAACTTTCGTAAACGGTATCCAATTCGTCCCCACAACGAAGCTTTTTTGTTGGGGAGCGGCTCGTATGGAAAAGTCGTGAGGGTGGAAGACCAGCTTGAGACTGAATGGGTAGCCGTTAAAATTAGCGAATTTAAAGGAGATGATTCTAAGTCGTTAAAAGCAGAAGTTGAGTTGGCGCAGCGGGTGCCTCGTCAGACCAACATTGCCCGCTACGATACCTGTTACCGGCTGGAAACGGACACCGGCGTCGTTGATTTTGCCATCATGAAATACTACCCAGATGGGAATTTAGCGATGTTAATGAAGCAAAACACGCTCCAGCTTTCCCATAAGGAAGACATTGTTCGGGGTATTCTGAAGGGCTTGCAACACCTGCATCTGCATCGGATTATTCACCGGGATTTCAAACCGGCCAATATTTTGATTTCAAGGGATAACCAGGGTCGGCTTGTGCCAAAAATTGCTGATTTTGGTTTAAGTAAACTCGTCCATCAGGACGAAATGGATAGCTCTGATTTCGAACTCAGTGACGGTCGAGGAACCCCTTCGTACAAAGCACCCGAGCAAATAGAAGGCAATATGGTTAGCTTCAACCTGGACTTGTGGGCCTTTGGCGTCATTGTTTACGAGCTTTTTACGGGTGAAAAACCATTTGTCGCCGATACAAAAGCTTTGAGTGAGCAGGCTGTTAAACGGGAGATTGAATTAAAAATCGTATCCGTTTCGTTGCCTGCGCGCCTTCAAACCATTCCAGAACCTTACCAAACCCTCATTCGCCGGTGCTTGGTCAAAGACATCCGAAAGCGCGCTCGGAAGGCCGAAGAGCTACTTAATTTACTGGATGGTGTCCATGTTTTACCGCCTAAGAACTTGATACTTTCAGAAGCCAGCCCTTCCAAACAGACTGCCAACGAATTTGACGCACCACCTGACAAGCGGGAAGGCAATTTGAAGGTGCATGAAACGCCGAGAGCGCCTGTTTTGGAGGAAACTGATATTTTTGTTCCAGCCCCGCAACAGGATCAGGAGGTTACCGATTTATTCGATACGGCAGTGCTCACGCCCGCCAGCGGCGGACAAGTCACTGCGCTCCAACTAGTGAAAAAAAGAGATTGGTGGCCTAAACAGCCATACATAGCGGCCACAATTACCGTTGCAGGCTTAGTGGTCGGTTACACTTTCTTCAACTTAAAAAAGCCTGCTTCTAAACCGGAAGCTCCAGTCGTGGTTGCAGCACTACCGGTTGGTAAGCCAAAGCCAGAGCCAAAAAGCCCGGAAATTAAGCCAACCAATAATTCCAAAGCTTCGGAATCAACCAAAACAATCGAGGCTGTAACACCGCTTAACAAACCGGTTGAAGACCTGGCCAAGAAAGAAAAAGAAATGGCGCTTGCTCAGGCGAAAGTGCTTGCTGAAGCCGAGGCAAAACGGAAAGAGGACGAACGTTTATTGCGGATTAAAATTCAGGATGAGTATAACGAACTGATTGAGAAGGGCCTGAAAGCAGTAAATAAAGAAAATCGGAAAGCCGATGCGATAGGCGTTTTCACACAAGCCAGGCAATTAGCCGAGAAGCATGGGTTATCAATAGACAAAGCCACGGCTTCGTACAGCGAGTATCTGGCCAAAGCAAACCGTATTTTTGGGCGTGAGGACTACGAAGGGGCCAAGGCCTGGTACCAGGTGGCTCAGGCGCTGCAAAGTACAAAAGAAGTTGAGCAAAAGATCCGGGAGTGTGAACGGAACCAATAA